The following proteins come from a genomic window of Sorghum bicolor cultivar BTx623 chromosome 3, Sorghum_bicolor_NCBIv3, whole genome shotgun sequence:
- the LOC8069824 gene encoding oil body-associated protein 2B has protein sequence MSSSDQNPAATPASGGPAEPSPPGRPTAVSSQVLDAGARLVQSLKPVRQMKQHACSFALYAHDLHRQMEVHHFVSRLNQDVLQCAVYDSDKPSARLIGVEYIVSDSIFEGLPPDEQRLWHSHAYEVKAGLWTDVGVPESLQSSEMASLAKTYGKLWCTWQVDRGDALPLGAPALMVSPQAVEPGRARGELVRGRDERYRVDSSAGGLKAARVEMDEPEWINPNADYWRLHRKGFAVDVVPAEMKRHAPFP, from the coding sequence ATGTCCTCTAGCGATCAGAATCCAGCCGCCACACCCGCGTCGGGCGGCCCCGCCGAACCCTCGCCGCCGGGCAGGCCAACGGCGGTGTCCTCGCAGGTCCTCGACGCGGGCGCGCGGCTGGTGCAGTCGCTGAAGCCGGTGCGGCAGATGAAGCAGCACGCGTGCAGCTTCGCGCTGTACGCCCACGACCTGCACCGCCAGATGGAGGTCCACCACTTCGTCTCCCGGCTCAACCAGGACGTCCTCCAGTGCGCCGTCTACGACTCCGACAAGCCCTCGGCCCGCCTCATCGGCGTGGAGTACATCGTCTCGGACAGCATCTTCGAGGGCCTGCCGCCCGACGAGCAGAGGCTGTGGCACTCGCACGCGTACGAGGTGAAGGCCGGGCTGTGGACCGACGTCGGCGTGCCGGAGTCCCTGCAGAGCTCGGAGATGGCGAGCCTCGCCAAGACGTACGGCAAGCTCTGGTGCACCTGGCAGGTGGACCGCGGCGACGCGCTGCCGCTAGGCGCGCCGGCGCTCATGGTGTCGCCGCAGGCCGTCGAGCCTGGCCGCGCGCGCGGCGAGCTGGTGCGCGGCCGTGACGAGAGGTACAGGGTCGACAGCTCGGCGGGGGGGCTCAAGGCGGCGAGGGTGGAGATGGACGAGCCGGAGTGGATCAACCCGAACGCCGACTACTGGCGGCTGCACCGCAAGGGGTTCGCCGTAGACGTCGTCCCCGCCGAGATGAAGCGCCACGCGCCCTTCCCGTGA
- the LOC8062116 gene encoding protein VTE6, chloroplastic: MACSLPLHAPLSSSPRVLSYLPTPRTLPLFRRGPRVPLHRPPSPPRALPDVAAGAVAGIRDALADAFLTSPPTWRTAAASNLVVFVAGSPVLLSGLSASGFAAAYLLGTLTWRGFGAPGFLVVVAYFVVGTAVTKLRIRQKEALGVAEKRGGRRGPGSVIGSSAAGCVCALLSIYHAGGTASSELWRLGFVASFCTKLSDTVSSEIGKAFGRTTYLVTTLKVVPRGTEGAISIEGTIAGILAAVFLSGVGYLLGQVDVLQVAVCVLASQIANYVESYIGATLQDKEGFEWLNNDIVNVLNISIGAILALLTQQLLVSWRS; the protein is encoded by the exons ATGGCGTGCTCACTCCCGCTCCACGCCCCCCTCTCCTCGTCGCCTCGTGTCCTCTCCTACCTCCCCACGCCCAGAACCCTCCCTCTGTTCCGTCGAGGGCCTAGGGTTCCGCTCCACCGCCCCCCGTCCCCGCCTCGCGCGCTCCCGGACGTTGCTGCGGGGGCCGTGGCGGGCATTCGGGACGCGCTCGCCGACGCCTTCCTGACGTCGCCGCCGACGTGGCGGACCGCCGCTGCCAGCAACCTCGTTGTCTTCGTCGCCGGATCGCCGGTGCTCCTCTCGGGCCTCTCCGCCTCTGGCTTCGCCGCCGCCTATCTCCTGGGCACCCTGACGTGGCGCGGGTTTGGGGCCCCGGgcttcctcgtcgtcgtcgcctaCTTCGTTGTG GGCACAGCGGTTACTAAGTTGAGGATAAGACAGAAGGAAGCTCTGGGAGTAGCAGAGaaaagaggaggaagaagaggaccTGGAAGTGTTATTGGTTCTAGCGCTGCCGGTTGTGTTTGTGCGCTACTATCAATATATCATGCTGGTGGTACAGCATCCTCTGAGCTCTGGAGACTGGGCTTTGTTGCTAGTTTCTGTACTAAACTAAGTGATACAGTTTCAAGTGAAATAGGGAAGGCTTTTGGAAGAACAAC GTACCTGGTGACAACATTAAAGGTTGTTCCTAGAGGTACAGAAGGTGCAATCAGTATTGAGGGTACTATTGCTGGAATTCTAGCGGCTGTGTTTCTTTCAGGTGTTGGTTATCTTCTTGGGCAG GTGGATGTATTACAAGTTGCGGTATGCGTTCTTGCCTCCCAGATTGCGAATTATGTTGAGAGCTATATTGGGGCGACTTTACAAGACAAGGAAGGTTTTGAATGG CTGAATAACGATATTGTCAATGTACTGAATATCTCTATTGGTGCCATATTGGCTCTTCTAACGCAGCAGCTGCTTGTGAGTTGGagatcttaa
- the LOC8062117 gene encoding piriformospora indica-insensitive protein 2, with product MRTSDLRLWNYRPERNVRPCLDGTLCPCSACTVLPRALSRSSSRPSSRSRESRAPCFIAASAKAPWRDSPQSPQKAQTPEPHARASANTMVLPASIALLLSLLPVAADAAAAAAAAAAAAAMDPTERETLFRVMEAVSSDRDWRVESPDPCGAPWPGLECKPAADAAARMHVTRLDFGVEPNPTCKDTASFPPEVFSLPHLQSLFFVDCFTNPAAATTLTLPAPGANLSAASGLQQLSIRANPALSGTMPPALASLRALQVLTISQNGLVRGEIPQGIGDLTSLVRLDLSYNSLSGPVPSQIGQLKSLVGLDLSYNSLSGAIPSRIGELRQLQKLDLSSNNLTGGIPDAVANLTSLTFLALSNNGLTGHFPPGISGLRNLQYLIMDNNPMGVPLPSELGSLARLQELRLAGSGYSGPIPEAFGQLASLTTLSLQDNNLTGPIPAALSRLGRMYHLNLSNNALGGAVPFDGAFLRRLGGNLDLSGNSGLCLDDRSVLRDGGVGVGACRGGGDGDTPSSSPRTSSGSRAPGRGVLTTTGSLLCLPSPACVAVCCLFALMNEHALY from the coding sequence ATGCGGACTTCCGACCTCCGTTTGTGGAATTACCGACCCGAACGCAACGTGAGGCCTTGCCTAGACGGGACCCTGTGCCCCTGTTCCGCCTGTACTGTACTACCTCGCGCGCTTTCTCGCTCGTCGTCGCGTCCATCGAGTCGCTCACGCGAGTCACGAGCCCCCTGTTTTATTGCTGCAAGTGCAAAGGCTCCCTGGCGAGACTCCCCCCAGAGTCCCCAAAAGGCCCAGACCCCAGAGCCGCACGCGCGAGCGAGCGCGAACACCATGGTGCTGCCAGCGTCCATTGCCCTGCTGCTGTCCCTGCTCCCCGTGGCCGCCgacgcagcggcagcggcagcggcggcggcggcggcggcggcaatggATCCAACAGAGAGGGAGACGCTGTTCCGTGTCATGGAGGCCGTGTCCTCCGACCGGGACTGGCGCGTCGAGAGCCCCGACCCCTGCGGCGCGCCGTGGCCGGGGCTCGAGTGCAAGCCGGCCGCCGACGCGGCGGCGCGCATGCACGTCACGCGCCTGGACTTCGGCGTGGAGCCCAACCCGACGTGCAAGGACACGGCGTCCTTCCCTCCCGAGGTGTTCTCCCTGCCGCACCTCCAGTCCCTCTTCTTCGTCGACTGCTTCACCAACCCGGCCGCCGCCACCACACTCACCCTGCCGGCGCCCGGCGCCAACCTCTCGGCGGCCTCCGGCCTGCAGCAGCTTAGCATCAGGGCGAACCCGGCGCTGTCCGGCACGATGCCGCCGGCGCTGGCCAGCCTCCGTGCCCTCCAGGTGCTCACCATCTCCCAGAACGGCCTCGTCCGCGGCGAGATCCCGCAGGGCATCGGGGACCTCACCTCGCTGGTGCGCCTCGACCTCAGCTACAACTCGCTCTCGGGACCCGTGCCGAGCCAGATTGGCCAGCTCAAGAGCTTGGTCGGTTTGGACCTCAGCTATAACTCGCTGTCTGGCGCCATCCCGAGCCGGATCGGCGAGCTGCGGCAGCTGCAGAAGCTCGACCTCAGCTCCAACAACCTCACCGGCGGCATCCCGGACGCCGTCGCCAACCTGACCTCGCTCACCTTCTTGGCGCTCAGCAACAATGGCCTGACTGGCCATTTCCCTCCAGGCATCTCCGGGCTCCGAAACCTGCAGTACCTGATCATGGACAACAACCCAATGGGAGTCCCGCTGCCTTCCGAGCTCGGCAGCCTCGCCCGTCTGCAAGAACTCCGGCTGGCCGGCTCCGGCTACTCGGGCCCGATACCGGAGGCGTTCGGCCAGTTGGCGAGCCTGACGACGCTTTCGCTGCAGGACAATAACCTGACGGGGCCGATCCCGGCGGCGCTGAGCCGGTTGGGCAGGATGTACCACCTGAACCTGAGCAACAACGCGCTTGGCGGGGCCGTGCCGTTCGACGGCGCGTTCCTGCGCCGGCTGGGCGGGAACCTCGACCTGAGCGGCAACTCCGGGCTGTGCCTGGACGACCGGAGCGTCCTGCGGGACGGAGGGGTCGGCGTCGGCGCCTGccgaggcggcggcgacggtgACACCCCGTCGTCATCGCCGCGTACTAGCTCGGGGAGCAGAGCTCCGGGAAGAGGTGTGCTTACGACGACTGGTTCCCTGTTATGCCTGCCCAGCCCTGCGTGCGTGGCCGTGTGCTGCCTTTTTGCCTTGATGAACGAGCACGCTCTTTATTGA